Within Desulfobacterales bacterium, the genomic segment CTAACTGCGAAAAAAACATCAAATACCGGAGGCAGGCAGGATGGAAAAAGATTTGACGAAACGATTGGCCCAATATGTTGTTGACGCCGGCTATGAAACGGTTCCGGCTGAAGTGATTTACGCTGCCAAACGGTGTTTAATCGATTGGCTGGGGGTTGCCCTGGGGGGGTCTTCGCATCCGGGGGTCGACAGTCTGCTTAGCGTCGCCGAAAGGGTTGGCTGTTCGAACCAGGCGACAATTATCGGGAGAAAGCGGAAAACCGATATATTGAATGCCGCCATGATTAATGGGTACATGTCTCATGTGCTGGACTATGACGATACCAATTTGGTGAGTTTTGTACACCCGAGTGCGCCTGTCTGGCCGGCGATTTCCGCTTTAAGCGCAACGATGACCGTAAGCGGCAAAGCGGCCTTGCTGGCGTTTGTTCTGGGATATGAAACGGAAAACCGGATTGGGAGCGTTCTCTTCAAACATCACGAAGAACGGGGTTGGCATATGTCCGGAATGGTGGGTGGTTTCGGGGCTGCCGCCGCCGTTGGAAAGATAATGGCGCTGAATGGTTCGCAGATGCGCCAGGCGTTTGGAATTGCTGCAACCTATGCCAGCGGACTGCGTGAAATGTTCGGCACCATGTCGAAATCGCTGCATCCCGGCAAGGCGGCCATGTCCGGGCTTTATGCGGCCCTGCTGATCCAGGCGGGTTTTACCAGCTCTGAAAATGTCCTTGAAACACCCCGGGGATTTTTTGCGGTGAATGCCGGAGAGTATCACCTCGAAGCGGTGCTTGCCGACATCGGTAAAAACTTCGGGATTTTGGAAAACAGCGTAAAGCCGTATTCCTGCGGCGTTGTGATTCATCCCACGGTTGACGGCATCATCAGCCTGCGAAACCGGGAAAAGATTCAACCCCAGGAGGTACTGAAAATAGAGGCTGAAGTTCATCCGATGGTGCCGGATGTCACTGGAAAAAAAACACCGAAAACGGGCATCGACGGCAAATTCAGCATCTACCATTGTATGGCGGCGGCGTTGGTGGACGGCGCCTGCGGTCCGGATCAATTTTCCGATGAGCGGGTCTATGCGGCTGAAATCGTATCAGCCAGAAAACGGACATCCCTCAGGGTGAATCCGGACTTTCGTCATGAAGAAGCACGCGTCGTCATCTATCTTGAAAATGGGAAAAAATTCGAGGCACATGTTCCCCACGCGAGCGGGACACCCCGAAATCCGGTTACGGATGGACAGCTCTTTCACAAATATATGAGTATGGCGGGGAAAGTAATCGGTGCGGATAACGCCATGGCATTGGCAGATAAAATCTGGATGCTGGAAAAAATTGATGATTTCCAAAAAATTATCGCTCAAACCGCGTCCGATCGGGTTTGATTGTCAATATTAATATTACGCAGACTGCAAATGAGGCTGCAAGGAACAGCCAGATAAAGCGGTAGTCTCCAAAAGTGTCATAGGTCCAGCCGGCCAGAAACGGCCCTGAAATCCTGGCGACGGTGCCGATGCCCGCCATGATGCCCAGAATGGACCCCAAAGACGCCCGGCCAAAGTATTCCCGCATGGTGGCGTCCCGTAGCGGGGCCGCCCCCCAGGACAACGGAAAGAAAATCAGAAAGGGAATGATCAGCCAGGCCACATGAACGAAAGAGAATGATAAAAGACTGATTCCGCCAAGGGTGTATGCCAAAGCCAGAACATGATTTTTGCTGTAGTTATCCCCCAGCCAACCGAAAAGCAACCGGCCGACGATGCTTAACACCGGTGTTAACGTTGCCACAAAAGCGGCTTTTGACCGCGATATTCCCATGCTGCTTAAATAGGGCAGGATATGGGTAATGAGGGCCGTCATGGCCATCAAGCGGATTGCGTCGGCAATGCTGATGTGCCAGAAGGCCCTGGACCTGATGGCATCTTTAATAGCGAAGTCCCGGTCCTGATCCGTTGTCGCGACGGCA encodes:
- a CDS encoding MmgE/PrpD family protein, whose translation is MEKDLTKRLAQYVVDAGYETVPAEVIYAAKRCLIDWLGVALGGSSHPGVDSLLSVAERVGCSNQATIIGRKRKTDILNAAMINGYMSHVLDYDDTNLVSFVHPSAPVWPAISALSATMTVSGKAALLAFVLGYETENRIGSVLFKHHEERGWHMSGMVGGFGAAAAVGKIMALNGSQMRQAFGIAATYASGLREMFGTMSKSLHPGKAAMSGLYAALLIQAGFTSSENVLETPRGFFAVNAGEYHLEAVLADIGKNFGILENSVKPYSCGVVIHPTVDGIISLRNREKIQPQEVLKIEAEVHPMVPDVTGKKTPKTGIDGKFSIYHCMAAALVDGACGPDQFSDERVYAAEIVSARKRTSLRVNPDFRHEEARVVIYLENGKKFEAHVPHASGTPRNPVTDGQLFHKYMSMAGKVIGADNAMALADKIWMLEKIDDFQKIIAQTASDRV
- a CDS encoding MFS transporter, with the protein product MKKIFYGWWIVLVCFFITFYTSGAVILNFTAFFEPISREFGWSYTAISVAASIRGLEQGIFAPVMGFLVDRVGARKLLFSGVFTMGLGLILLSLTNSLPAFYGATVVLSIGFSACTWPVIVPAVANWFKKDMGKALGIISAGVGVGGLLVPITVMLINYYQWRATFVILGVGMWLFGIPLIFIIRQSPEKYGLHLDGKSPDIHAVATTDQDRDFAIKDAIRSRAFWHISIADAIRLMAMTALITHILPYLSSMGISRSKAAFVATLTPVLSIVGRLLFGWLGDNYSKNHVLALAYTLGGISLLSFSFVHVAWLIIPFLIFFPLSWGAAPLRDATMREYFGRASLGSILGIMAGIGTVARISGPFLAGWTYDTFGDYRFIWLFLAASFAVCVILILTIKPDRTRFER